Proteins encoded within one genomic window of Candidatus Palauibacter australiensis:
- a CDS encoding ABC transporter ATP-binding protein — translation AVLRPALGVLDETDSGLDIDALKVVARGVNRLSEADEALGVLLITHYKRILNYIQPDVVHVMMAGRIAESGGASLADKLEAEGYDWLHQAAAAV, via the coding sequence GGCCGTGCTTCGGCCGGCGCTCGGGGTCCTGGACGAGACGGACAGCGGACTCGACATCGACGCGCTCAAGGTCGTGGCCCGCGGAGTGAACCGCCTGTCCGAGGCCGACGAGGCGCTCGGCGTGCTGCTCATCACGCACTACAAGCGGATCCTCAACTACATCCAGCCGGATGTCGTGCACGTGATGATGGCCGGCCGCATCGCGGAGAGCGGCGGCGCCTCGCTCGCCGACAAGCTGGAAGCCGAGGGATACGACTGGCTTCACCAGGCGGCGGCGGCCGTCTGA